The following coding sequences lie in one Bdellovibrionales bacterium genomic window:
- a CDS encoding protein kinase, which translates to MPLVDNPQVKQRLQNLMPGLNFEGSPKASGQRLVYFVNFDQTVDAEKASWGSCVLKAMLAPSTDSIARFQREIRVLNEIQSDSYPKHLYNNFFSEDPETEDTLIPPWFITVEQRVSGSPLRSILLNPLAEARVVKIALDLIGALEHLWRGNKEYVHRDLSPENVLVDSDDKIRIIDLGLIREAGEIGYTLDAHEFGPCNPKYCSPEQSINDKSNITYKSDFFVLGILIYEMLTGRHPFWTDEIKVRDQIFNAIRNSPPHEIPVTVSCSPKMKEIITKLTNKKPYERYRRPEDLKSDLNTIGGQHG; encoded by the coding sequence TTGCCATTAGTCGACAATCCACAAGTTAAACAACGTTTACAAAATCTTATGCCAGGCTTGAACTTCGAAGGATCGCCTAAGGCTTCAGGACAGCGTTTGGTTTATTTTGTGAATTTTGACCAAACAGTTGATGCTGAAAAGGCATCTTGGGGAAGTTGCGTACTGAAAGCCATGCTTGCGCCCTCAACGGATTCAATTGCAAGATTTCAAAGAGAGATTCGAGTTCTTAATGAAATTCAAAGCGACTCATATCCAAAGCATCTTTATAATAATTTCTTTTCTGAAGATCCCGAGACAGAAGATACACTTATTCCACCGTGGTTTATAACTGTCGAGCAAAGAGTTAGCGGTTCTCCACTACGTTCAATTTTGCTAAACCCTCTTGCAGAGGCACGCGTGGTTAAAATTGCTTTGGATCTGATTGGTGCATTGGAGCACTTGTGGAGGGGCAATAAAGAATATGTCCACAGGGATCTAAGCCCTGAAAATGTTCTTGTCGACTCCGATGATAAAATTAGAATCATTGACTTGGGCCTCATTCGTGAAGCTGGTGAAATTGGCTATACACTAGATGCACACGAGTTTGGGCCGTGCAATCCCAAATATTGTAGTCCAGAGCAATCTATAAATGATAAAAGCAATATTACCTATAAGAGCGATTTTTTCGTTCTAGGAATTTTAATATATGAAATGCTAACTGGCCGCCATCCTTTTTGGACAGATGAAATAAAAGTGAGAGATCAAATCTTCAATGCAATTCGAAATAGTCCGCCGCATGAAATCCCAGTCACTGTTTCGTGCTCGCCAAAAATGAAAGAAATCATAACTAAACTAACTAATAAGAAGCCGTATGAAAGATATCGCAGGCCAGAAGATCTTAAGTCGGATTTAAATACTATAGGAGGCCAACATGGCTAA